The nucleotide sequence CCTCCGGCGCACCCTCGGGCTGCTCACCCCGCACCTGCGCGAGCACCGGCTGCTCGCCGCGGGCGGCGTCGTGGTGCTCCTGGCCGAGGTGGCCTTCCGCGTGCTCGAGCCGTGGCCGCTGAAGATCGTCGTCGACGCCGTGTCCCTCTCCCTCGGCGCCGACAACGTCGACCCGTGGATCCCGGAGGCCTCGTGGCAGCTGCTCGCGGCCGCCGGGCTGGCCACGGTCGCGGTGGTGGGGTTCCGCGCGCTCGCCAACTACCTCGCCACGGTCGCGTTCGCCCTCGTCGGCTCCCGGGTCTCCACGGCCCTGCGCGAACGGGTGTTCGCGCACGTCCAGGCGCTGTCGGACCGCTACCACTCGGTCTCCCGGGCCGGGGACACGGTCCAGCGCCTCGTCTCGGACATCGGCAAGCTCCAGGAGGTGGCCGTCACCGCGGGCCTGCCGCTGCTGGCCAACGTCATCACCCTCTTGGTCATGTGCACGGTGATGCTCTTCCTCGACTGGCTCCTGGCCCTCGTGGTGGTCGTGGCGATCCTGGCCTTCCTGCTGGTGGGCCGAGGGTCCTCCGGGCGGATCACCGAGGCCTCGCGCCGGACCCGGCAGGGGGAGGGCGCGCTGGCGAACACCGCCCACGAGTCCCTCGGCGCGATCCGCACCGTCCAGGCCTACGGGCTGGAGGAGCACATGGCCGGCTCCTTCGGCCGCGCCAACCGGCAGGCTCTCACCCAGGGCGTGCAGTCCCGCCGTCTGGCCGCCGCGCTCGAGCGGGCCACGGACGTGATCGTGGGCGTGGCCACCGCGGCCGTGATCTTCGGCGGCGGCCTGCGGGTGCTCGAGGGCGCCATGAGCCTGGGCGACCTGGTCCTGTTCACGACCTATCTCAAGACGTGCATGAAGCCCCTGCGGGACATGGCCAAGTACACCGGGCGCATCGCCCGCGCCGCGGCCTCCGGGGAGCGGGTGGCCGACCTCGTGGCGGAGCCCGTGGACGTGCGGGAGGCCTCGGGCGCCCTGGTCCTGCCCGGGGTGCGCGGGGAGATCGCCCTCCACCACGTGGACGCCGCGTACGGGGACCCGGAGCACGGCGGGCGCACCGTGCTGCGCGACGTCGACCTCGTGATCCCGGCGGGCCAGCACGTCGCCGTCGTCGGCCCGTCCGGCTCCGGGAAGTCGACCCTCGTCTCCCTGCTGGTGCGGATGATGGACCCGGTCGCCGGGTCCGTGACCCTCGACGGCCACGACCTGCGCGCCCTGAGCCTCGGCACGGTGCGCGGCAGCACCGCCCTGCTGCTGCAGGACTCCGTCCTCTTCCACGGCACCGTGCGGGAGAACATCCGGCTCGGCCGCCCGGGGGCCACCGACGCCGAGGTCGAGGCCGCCGCGTCCGCCGCCCAGGCCCACGAGTTCG is from Kocuria rosea and encodes:
- a CDS encoding ABC transporter ATP-binding protein — its product is MSAGRRLDRRALRRTLGLLTPHLREHRLLAAGGVVVLLAEVAFRVLEPWPLKIVVDAVSLSLGADNVDPWIPEASWQLLAAAGLATVAVVGFRALANYLATVAFALVGSRVSTALRERVFAHVQALSDRYHSVSRAGDTVQRLVSDIGKLQEVAVTAGLPLLANVITLLVMCTVMLFLDWLLALVVVVAILAFLLVGRGSSGRITEASRRTRQGEGALANTAHESLGAIRTVQAYGLEEHMAGSFGRANRQALTQGVQSRRLAAALERATDVIVGVATAAVIFGGGLRVLEGAMSLGDLVLFTTYLKTCMKPLRDMAKYTGRIARAAASGERVADLVAEPVDVREASGALVLPGVRGEIALHHVDAAYGDPEHGGRTVLRDVDLVIPAGQHVAVVGPSGSGKSTLVSLLVRMMDPVAGSVTLDGHDLRALSLGTVRGSTALLLQDSVLFHGTVRENIRLGRPGATDAEVEAAASAAQAHEFVTAFPQGYDTPVGERGSTVSGGQRQRLAIARALLRDAPVVLLDEATTGLDPRSARDVLDALGRLVRGRTSLAVTHDAALALAADRVLWVQDGRILLDGAPEELLARPDGVFAAWVEQQRAQDRREVRS